The Bosea sp. AS-1 region CGGGGAAGCCATGCCGCCACCCGCGCTACCGGCACCGCCCGCGCCGCCAGCGCCACCTGACGGGGCGGGAGCCGGCGGAGTGATCGGCTGGTCGCTCCAGCTCACCTGCTCGAAGGGGATGGCGACGTCCTTGGAACCGATGCCGAGGAAGCCGCCGACGCCGACCGTGACCATCTCGATCTTGCCGGTCTTGTCGACGATGACCTCGGTCACGTCCCCGACCTTCTTGTCATCGGGGCCGTAGATGTCGACGCCGATGAGCTTGCTCGTTCGCCATTTGCCCTGGCCGGCGAGATTGGTGTCCGGCGGCTTGGCCGGCTGCGCCGCGGGCGCCGGGGTGCTCGCGGCGGGCGGCGAGGACGAAGGCGGGTTGGGCGCGCTCGTCTGGGCGAGGGCGGTCGCTGTCAGCAAGGCAAAACCAACAGAGGTCAATGCAACCTGACGTTTGAGCATCTCTACCTCCTTATTAAAGTCCGCATGGCGGAACATTCATGAAATCGACAGTTGAAAACGATCTTCCGTCTGCCGCCAGCTAGGACAATCCTGGTCGAAAACGTGCGGGAAACCGCGCGATCGAGCGCGGCTTGAAAAATCCGGCGTTTTCGAGCTGCCGACTTGCTTGCATCCCGATGACATGATCGGATGCTGCGTTGGTTATAACGCCCGGAAACCGGTGCTGTTCCAAACCATGGGGAGCCCACTCATGCCCACTGCCGTGACCGTTCTTCTGACGGATGCCGAACTGGCGGCGCTCGACCGCTATATCGCGGTGCATCGTCCGGGACATTCGCGCGCGGAAGTCATGGCCGAGATCGCGGCGCGCTGGGCCGAGACGCAACAGCCAGCGAGCCATCCCGCGCCGGATGAGGGACTCCGCCCCGACGAACTCAACGCCAGCAACGATTCCTGAAACGCGCCTGTTCCTGAAACGCGCCTGTGCGCGGCCGGCTCAGTCCTCCGGCTCGTCGCGCCTCAGCTCGAAGGCGAGCATCGCGTCGGCGATGGCCTGCAGTTCCTTATCCTTCTCGGAGCTGTCGGGCATGGCGTTCAGCTCGGCCACGCGCTGCTGCGCCCGCTCATAGTCTTCCTCGGTATGGACTATGATCGGAGTCTTCACGGCTTTTTCCTCCCTTGTCCGCCCGCACGGGCGGAGTGATCCG contains the following coding sequences:
- a CDS encoding PRC-barrel domain-containing protein encodes the protein MLKRQVALTSVGFALLTATALAQTSAPNPPSSSPPAASTPAPAAQPAKPPDTNLAGQGKWRTSKLIGVDIYGPDDKKVGDVTEVIVDKTGKIEMVTVGVGGFLGIGSKDVAIPFEQVSWSDQPITPPAPAPSGGAGGAGGAGSAGGGMASPPAASAPKAPAMYPDHGKISMTKDQLKAAPAVTYSGS